A region of Necator americanus strain Aroian chromosome I, whole genome shotgun sequence DNA encodes the following proteins:
- a CDS encoding hypothetical protein (NECATOR_CHRI.G1407.T1), whose amino-acid sequence MFILVKSLPIFLFAVEIKEYFAHRKSIVAVESCEKLGYGACRSVNEFQKLNRIGEGTYGIVYRARDTKSGQVVALKKVRVDSKMSAQVGISDSALREILLLKRLRHENIVELKEVAVSRDPQGMFLVMEYCEQDLAKLLDEMIHPFTEPQVKCLMQQLFRALNYMHTHYVLHRDLKVSNLLLTSHGILKVADFGLARVFGEPNMSMTPRVITLWYRCPELLFGSKTQTTGIDQWAAGCILGELLLHRPLLPGKSDMEQIDKIIGLLGTPTTKIWPELESMPLLQNFTLKTQPFNNVKVVFESASLSAIDLLNALFTYDPNKRITAADALAHPFFTERPLPCDPVLIPSLPPSHGKKRKRDESQQR is encoded by the exons ATGTTTATACTCGTCAAATCACTACCAATTTTTCTATTCGCAGTCGAAATAAAAGAGTATTTTGCCCACAGAAAATCAATTGTTGCTGTCGAATCTTGC GAGAAGCTGGGGTACGGCGCGTGCCGGTCCGTGAACGAGTTCCAGAAATTGAATCGTATAGGCGAAGGCACTTATGGAATAGTCTATAGAGCCAGAGATACGAAAAGCGGACAAGTT GTAGCATTGAAAAAGGTCCGTGTCGATAGTAAAATGAGCGCTCAAGTAGGCATTTCTGACTCCGCCCTACGTGAGATCTTGCTTTTGAAGCGTCTTCGACACGAGAACATAGTTGAGCTCAAGGAAGTAGCTGTATCACGTGACCCGCAAGGCATGTTTCTTGTGATGGAGTATTGTGAACAG GATCTGGCCAAACTTCTGGACGAGATGATACATCCGTTTACTGAACCACAAGTCAAATGTCTCATGCAGCAATTGTTTCGAGCCCTGAATTACATGCATACACATTATGTGCTCCATAGAGATTTGAAG GTTTCCAACCTTCTTCTCACCAGCCACGGCATATTAAAAGTGGCCGATTTTGGATTGGCACGTGTTTTTGGCGAGCCGAATATGAGCATGACTCCAAGAGTTATAACCTTGTG GTATCGCTGTCCAGAGTTATTGTTTGGCAGCAAAACACAAACCACAGGCATTGATCAGTGGGCAGCTGGATGCATTCTTGGCGAATTGTTGTTGCATCGGCCACTTCTGCCCGGCAAGAGCGATATGGAGCAA ATAGATAAAATCATCGGACTCTTGGGCACTCCAACCACGAAAATATGGCCAGAATTGGAATCTATGCCTTTGCTGCAGAATTTCACGCTAAAAACGCAGCCGTTCAACAACGTAAAG GTGGTTTTCGAGTCTGCTTCTTTGTCAGCTATCGACTTATTGAATGCTTTGTTTACGTATGACCCTAACAAGCGCATTACTGCAGCCGATGCGCTGGCGCATCCGTTTTTCACG gaGCGGCCGCTGCCATGCGATCCAGTGCTGATACCGTCGTTACCTCCGAGCCATGGGAAGAAACGTAAACGGGACGAATCACAGCAGCGATGA
- a CDS encoding hypothetical protein (NECATOR_CHRI.G1407.T2), with product MSRRESDQQTPSTSSSSSFTGVKYVSIFDGKTRIVPTEKLGYGACRSVNEFQKLNRIGEGTYGIVYRARDTKSGQVVALKKRLRHENIVELKEVAVSRDPQGMFLVMEYCEQDLAKLLDEMIHPFTEPQVKCLMQQLFRALNYMHTHYVLHRDLKVSNLLLTSHGILKVADFGLARVFGEPNMSMTPRVITLWYRCPELLFGSKTQTTGIDQWAAGCILGELLLHRPLLPGKSDMEQIDKIIGLLGTPTTKIWPELESMPLLQNFTLKTQPFNNVKVVFESASLSAIDLLNALFTYDPNKRITAADALAHPFFTERPLPCDPVLIPSLPPSHGKKRKRDESQQR from the exons ATGTCGAGGCGCGAGAGTGATCAGCAAACACCGTCGACTTCGTCATCGTCTTCTTTCACCGGTGTCAAATATGTATCAATCTTCGATGGAAAAACAAGGATAGTTCCGACA GAGAAGCTGGGGTACGGCGCGTGCCGGTCCGTGAACGAGTTCCAGAAATTGAATCGTATAGGCGAAGGCACTTATGGAATAGTCTATAGAGCCAGAGATACGAAAAGCGGACAAGTT GTAGCATTGAAAAAG CGTCTTCGACACGAGAACATAGTTGAGCTCAAGGAAGTAGCTGTATCACGTGACCCGCAAGGCATGTTTCTTGTGATGGAGTATTGTGAACAG GATCTGGCCAAACTTCTGGACGAGATGATACATCCGTTTACTGAACCACAAGTCAAATGTCTCATGCAGCAATTGTTTCGAGCCCTGAATTACATGCATACACATTATGTGCTCCATAGAGATTTGAAG GTTTCCAACCTTCTTCTCACCAGCCACGGCATATTAAAAGTGGCCGATTTTGGATTGGCACGTGTTTTTGGCGAGCCGAATATGAGCATGACTCCAAGAGTTATAACCTTGTG GTATCGCTGTCCAGAGTTATTGTTTGGCAGCAAAACACAAACCACAGGCATTGATCAGTGGGCAGCTGGATGCATTCTTGGCGAATTGTTGTTGCATCGGCCACTTCTGCCCGGCAAGAGCGATATGGAGCAA ATAGATAAAATCATCGGACTCTTGGGCACTCCAACCACGAAAATATGGCCAGAATTGGAATCTATGCCTTTGCTGCAGAATTTCACGCTAAAAACGCAGCCGTTCAACAACGTAAAG GTGGTTTTCGAGTCTGCTTCTTTGTCAGCTATCGACTTATTGAATGCTTTGTTTACGTATGACCCTAACAAGCGCATTACTGCAGCCGATGCGCTGGCGCATCCGTTTTTCACG gaGCGGCCGCTGCCATGCGATCCAGTGCTGATACCGTCGTTACCTCCGAGCCATGGGAAGAAACGTAAACGGGACGAATCACAGCAGCGATGA
- a CDS encoding hypothetical protein (NECATOR_CHRI.G1408.T1), translated as MATGVLCDKKVPVRLKSKIYRTVVRPVALYGCECWPTTKTLERVLHAMEMRMLRWTIGVTLREKVSNDTVRSIFGVVSITEKMKEARLRWFGHVLRREEDSVAKTALKLDVLGVRPRGRPKIRWLDRVKLDMIDARLCTADAMDRTKWKTRSRKADPATTRDKR; from the coding sequence atggcaacaggcgtactgtgcgacaagaaagtccctgttcgactgaagtcgaagatctacaggacggttgtgcgtcctgttgccctttacggatgcgagtgctggccgacgacgaaaaCCTTAGAAAGAgtgttgcacgctatggagatgcgaaTGTtaaggtggacgataggtgtaacgctaagagagaaagtatccaacgacactgtgcgctccatcttcggcgtcgtctcgataactgagaagatgaaggaggcccgactgagatggttcggtcacgtcttgcggcgagaggaagattctgttgccaaaaccgcactgaagctcgacgttttaggagtgaggccgcgtgggaggccaaagattcgctggttagaccgtgtgaagctggatatgatagatgcgcgtttatgtacggctgatgcaatggatagaaccaaatggaagacaagaagcagaaaagcggaccctgcaacaacgcgggacaaacgctag
- a CDS encoding hypothetical protein (NECATOR_CHRI.G1409.T1) — protein sequence MSVLGKTGSRVVMVDTVLELATTTGYTTYIRYMMKVFERVLEARLRKIVSVSLNQCDFVKDCSTIDAIHAVRILLEKHREKSCSVYLAFLDLEKAFDRVPHELLWMSMRSHRVPEEYVRWTMLLYAKPTSVVRCAAGTSRPFPVQVGVHQGSSLSHLLFILCMDTITKEIQKQYPWTLLFADDVMLALESRGDLQKQVQSWKDRLQKYGLRLNTSKTEYMECGPRIEDGSIRVDGTER from the coding sequence atgtcggttctcggaaagacgggttcgagagttgtcatggtggatacggttTTGGAGCTCGCAACGACGACGGGATATACGACATACATACGATATatgatgaaggtttttgagcgtgtcctggaggctcgtctgaggaaaattgtcagcgtttcactcaaccagtgcgattttgtgaaggactgcagcactatagatgctatccatgctgtccgtatccttctggagaaacatcgagagaagagcTGCAGTGTgtatcttgcttttctcgatctcgagaaagctttcgaccgtgtcccacatgagctgctatggatgtccatgaggtcgcatagagtaccagaagaatatgtgcggtggacaatgctgctttatgcgaagcctaccagcgttgtccgatgtgctgctggaacaagcaggccattccctgtacaagtaggggttcaccagggttcatccctctcacacctgctgttcatactatgcatggacacgataacaaaggaaatccagaagcagtatccgtggactctactctttgccgatgatgtcatgctcgcgttgGAGTCTCGaggtgatcttcagaaacaagtacagtcttggaaggatcggctgcagaaatatggattgcgcctcaacacatcaaaaactgagtacatggagtgcggaccaaggatagaggatggttcaattcgtgtcgatggcaccgaaaggtga
- a CDS encoding hypothetical protein (NECATOR_CHRI.G1410.T1), with the protein MRGLPARGRSRPKKVVRHRQQHPVRLATLNVGTLTGRSRELADSLRKRRVGICCVQETRWKGSKSRELGDGYKLIYHGTSNRNGVGIILDESFRDSVTAVDRLSDRLMAVKADTGEVELLVVSAYAP; encoded by the coding sequence atgcgagggctaccggctagaggacggagccggccaaagaaggtAGTCCgtcatcgccagcaacatccagtgcgtttggcaacacttaacgttgggacgcttactggaagaagtcgtgaactggcagacagtctcagaaaacgccgtgttggcatatgttgtgtacaggagactcgctggaaaggctccaagtcaagggaattaggcgatggctacaagctcatctaccacggcacatcaaatcgcaatggtgttggtatcatattggaTGAGTCATTTAGAgatagcgtcacagcggtggatcggctatcggatcgcttgatggctgtaaaagcagatacaggagaagtggaattgctagtcgtctctgcttatgcgccatag
- a CDS encoding hypothetical protein (NECATOR_CHRI.G1411.T3): protein MRVASGHIPYALPPVGDLRFQKPRPPQRWNGLRDATEYGPACMSNSSTTRSPQKWVNEDCLHVNIFAGEDCMKTSCPVVFYIHGGGFNYDSAVMFKDDLLVNNFGGNDIVLVIPGFRLGFFGLLTFASDEVVPRNIGAYDLLAALNFIKSEIGSFGGNGDDITLFGHSGGAVAATQFALSRRIDPERKLFQKAVLMSMEFGFADLPHMEELTMDLAYRAKCSVSRKLRHESTALVEGIVRCLRDVDSTEILRIQREMEDERIPQQSSVAVNNYWHNIEGT, encoded by the exons atgcgcgtcgcttctggg CACATACCCTATGCATTACCACCAGTAGGTGATCTGCGATTTCAAAAGCCACGCCCACCTCAAAGGTGGAACGGGTTACGTGATGCTACAG AATATGGGCCGGCATGTATGTCCAATTCATCCACTACAAGGAGCCCACAAAAATGGGTGAACGAGGATTGTCTGCATGTGAATATTTTTGCTGGAGAGGACTGTATG aaaaccAGCTGTCCGGTAGTCTTCTATATTCATGGAGGTGGTTTCAATTATGACTCGGCTGTCATGTTCAAGGACGATTTACTTGTCAACAATTTCGGAGGGAATG ACATTGTCTTGGTAATCCCTGGATTTCGCCTTGGCTTTTTTGGCTTGCTAACATTTGCATCTGATGAGGTAGTTCCAAGAAATATTGGTGCATATG ATCTTCTTGCGGCTCTGAACTTTATCAAAAGCGAAATAGGAAGTTTTGGCGGTAACGGAGATGATATCACTCTTTTTGGTCATTCTGGAGGAGCTGTCGCAGCGACACAGTTTGCCTTATCGAGGCGGATTGATCCCGAGAGGAA GCTGTTCCAGAAAGCAGTGTTAATGTCCATGGAGTTCGGGTTTGCGGATTTGCCTCATATGGAGGAGTTGACGATGGATCTGGCTTACCGTGcaaaa TGTTCAGTATCAAGAAAACTGAGGCACGAATCAACAGCGCTTGTTGAAGGGATTGTGCGATGCCTTCGCGATGTCGACAGCACTGAAATACTGCG aATCCAGCGAGAGATGGAGGACGAGA GAATTCCTCAGCAATCCTCCGTTGCGGTTAATAATTACTGGCACAACATCGAAGGAACTTGA
- a CDS encoding hypothetical protein (NECATOR_CHRI.G1411.T2), with protein MRVASGHIPYALPPVGDLRFQKPRPPQRWNGLRDATEYGPACMSNSSTTRSPQKWVNEDCLHKTSCPVVFYIHGGGFNYDSAVMFKDDLLVNNFGGNDIVLVIPGFRLGFFGLLTFASDEVVPRNIGAYDLLAALNFIKSEIGSFGGNGDDITLFGHSGGAVAATQFALSRRIDPERKLFQKAVLMSMEFGFADLPHMEELTMDLAYRAKCSVSRKLRHESTALVEGIVRCLRDVDSTEILRIQREMEDERIPQQSSVAVNNYWHNIEGT; from the exons atgcgcgtcgcttctggg CACATACCCTATGCATTACCACCAGTAGGTGATCTGCGATTTCAAAAGCCACGCCCACCTCAAAGGTGGAACGGGTTACGTGATGCTACAG AATATGGGCCGGCATGTATGTCCAATTCATCCACTACAAGGAGCCCACAAAAATGGGTGAACGAGGATTGTCTGCAT aaaaccAGCTGTCCGGTAGTCTTCTATATTCATGGAGGTGGTTTCAATTATGACTCGGCTGTCATGTTCAAGGACGATTTACTTGTCAACAATTTCGGAGGGAATG ACATTGTCTTGGTAATCCCTGGATTTCGCCTTGGCTTTTTTGGCTTGCTAACATTTGCATCTGATGAGGTAGTTCCAAGAAATATTGGTGCATATG ATCTTCTTGCGGCTCTGAACTTTATCAAAAGCGAAATAGGAAGTTTTGGCGGTAACGGAGATGATATCACTCTTTTTGGTCATTCTGGAGGAGCTGTCGCAGCGACACAGTTTGCCTTATCGAGGCGGATTGATCCCGAGAGGAA GCTGTTCCAGAAAGCAGTGTTAATGTCCATGGAGTTCGGGTTTGCGGATTTGCCTCATATGGAGGAGTTGACGATGGATCTGGCTTACCGTGcaaaa TGTTCAGTATCAAGAAAACTGAGGCACGAATCAACAGCGCTTGTTGAAGGGATTGTGCGATGCCTTCGCGATGTCGACAGCACTGAAATACTGCG aATCCAGCGAGAGATGGAGGACGAGA GAATTCCTCAGCAATCCTCCGTTGCGGTTAATAATTACTGGCACAACATCGAAGGAACTTGA
- a CDS encoding hypothetical protein (NECATOR_CHRI.G1411.T1), with the protein MSNSSTTRSPQKWVNEDCLHVNIFAGEDCMKTSCPVVFYIHGGGFNYDSAVMFKDDLLVNNFGGNDIVLVIPGFRLGFFGLLTFASDEVVPRNIGAYDLLAALNFIKSEIGSFGGNGDDITLFGHSGGAVAATQFALSRRIDPERKLFQKAVLMSMEFGFADLPHMEELTMDLAYRAKCSVSRKLRHESTALVEGIVRCLRDVDSTEILRIQREMEDESKHLKPEGLVMTAPLFEAQDLQEFLSNPPLRLIITGTTSKELDTADDSSGGYIMELLGLKNSEVIMERYREDLSSKKLLFNHTLETQAIFLSSYVVGHTLQEAGGKVFLYSYANARHPAHTDDLSYIMGVHPFEHDANEAVLAVVYPRFFVDFVKTGRPRRDWTPLQPYLDNYMNIDVDVDNGTMPHMELHYESQVVSYWRGLKKYDKQLSALKKTVAITHDVSMSNDSGATATSVNHSTIIELFLPLFAVIVTVLLVGYLVRRRERQKANIMDENEKTPLFA; encoded by the exons ATGTCCAATTCATCCACTACAAGGAGCCCACAAAAATGGGTGAACGAGGATTGTCTGCATGTGAATATTTTTGCTGGAGAGGACTGTATG aaaaccAGCTGTCCGGTAGTCTTCTATATTCATGGAGGTGGTTTCAATTATGACTCGGCTGTCATGTTCAAGGACGATTTACTTGTCAACAATTTCGGAGGGAATG ACATTGTCTTGGTAATCCCTGGATTTCGCCTTGGCTTTTTTGGCTTGCTAACATTTGCATCTGATGAGGTAGTTCCAAGAAATATTGGTGCATATG ATCTTCTTGCGGCTCTGAACTTTATCAAAAGCGAAATAGGAAGTTTTGGCGGTAACGGAGATGATATCACTCTTTTTGGTCATTCTGGAGGAGCTGTCGCAGCGACACAGTTTGCCTTATCGAGGCGGATTGATCCCGAGAGGAA GCTGTTCCAGAAAGCAGTGTTAATGTCCATGGAGTTCGGGTTTGCGGATTTGCCTCATATGGAGGAGTTGACGATGGATCTGGCTTACCGTGcaaaa TGTTCAGTATCAAGAAAACTGAGGCACGAATCAACAGCGCTTGTTGAAGGGATTGTGCGATGCCTTCGCGATGTCGACAGCACTGAAATACTGCG aATCCAGCGAGAGATGGAGGACGAGAGTAAGCATCTTAAACCGGAAGGACTCGTGATGACTGCACCGCTATTCGAGGCACAAGACTTGCAGGAATTCCTCAGCAATCCTCCGTTGCGGTTAATAATTACTGGCACAACATCGAAGGAACTTGACACTGCAGACGATTCCAGTGGAGGTTACATCATGGAACTACTGGGGTTGAAGAATTCGGAAGTGATCATGGAGAGATATCGTGAGGACCtgtcttcaaaaaagttgC TTTTCAACCACACCCTTGAAACTCaggcaatttttctttcgtcgTACGTGGTAGGTCACACACTGCAAGAAGCTGGTGGAAAG GTCTTTCTTTAttcgtacgcaaatgcacgtCATCCGGCTCACACTGATGATCTGTCCTATATTATGGGGGTTCACCCATTTGAGCATGACGCGAATGAGGCGGTATTGGCTGTGGTTTATCCTAGATTCTTTGTAGACTTCGTGAAAACCGGAAGACCACGTCGAG ATTGGACACCACTCCAACCATACTTGGACAACTACATGAATATCGATGTGGATGTAGATAATGGGACTATGCCGCACATGGAATTACACTACGAATCACAAGTTGTTAGCTACTGGAGAGGTCTCAAGAAGTATGACAAGCAACTCAGCGCACTTAAGAAGACG GTCGCTATAACACATGATGTGTCTATGTCCAACGATAGTGGTGCAACAGCAACTAGCGTCAATCATTCCACTATCATTGAGTTATTCTTGCCATTGTTCGCAGTTATTGTTACTGTATTGCTAGTTGGATATCTGGTACGCCGTCGAGAAAGGCAAAAAGCGAACATCAtggatgaaaatgagaaaactcCACTCTTCGCATGA
- a CDS encoding hypothetical protein (NECATOR_CHRI.G1411.T4) has product MELLGLKNSEVIMERYREDLSSKKLLFNHTLETQAIFLSSYVVGHTLQEAGGKVFLYSYANARHPAHTDDLSYIMGVHPFEHDANEAVLAVVYPRFFVDFVKTGRPRRDWTPLQPYLDNYMNIDVDVDNGTMPHMELHYESQVVSYWRGLKKYDKQLSALKKTVAITHDVSMSNDSGATATSVNHSTIIELFLPLFAVIVTVLLVGYLVRRRERQKANIMDENEKTPLFA; this is encoded by the exons ATGGAACTACTGGGGTTGAAGAATTCGGAAGTGATCATGGAGAGATATCGTGAGGACCtgtcttcaaaaaagttgC TTTTCAACCACACCCTTGAAACTCaggcaatttttctttcgtcgTACGTGGTAGGTCACACACTGCAAGAAGCTGGTGGAAAG GTCTTTCTTTAttcgtacgcaaatgcacgtCATCCGGCTCACACTGATGATCTGTCCTATATTATGGGGGTTCACCCATTTGAGCATGACGCGAATGAGGCGGTATTGGCTGTGGTTTATCCTAGATTCTTTGTAGACTTCGTGAAAACCGGAAGACCACGTCGAG ATTGGACACCACTCCAACCATACTTGGACAACTACATGAATATCGATGTGGATGTAGATAATGGGACTATGCCGCACATGGAATTACACTACGAATCACAAGTTGTTAGCTACTGGAGAGGTCTCAAGAAGTATGACAAGCAACTCAGCGCACTTAAGAAGACG GTCGCTATAACACATGATGTGTCTATGTCCAACGATAGTGGTGCAACAGCAACTAGCGTCAATCATTCCACTATCATTGAGTTATTCTTGCCATTGTTCGCAGTTATTGTTACTGTATTGCTAGTTGGATATCTGGTACGCCGTCGAGAAAGGCAAAAAGCGAACATCAtggatgaaaatgagaaaactcCACTCTTCGCATGA
- a CDS encoding hypothetical protein (NECATOR_CHRI.G1412.T1): MHLLLKVRSAYQHVVIIFGNDVRVENIGADAQALEAEEPGMPSEGSGEEHLLQSAVEAPLLEESLSGDDQSYGDHRN; the protein is encoded by the coding sequence ATGCACTTGCTGCTAAAAGTGAGATCAGCTTACCAACATGTCGTGATAATATTCGGGAATGATGTAAGAGTGGAGAATATTGGAGCTGATGCACAAGCTCTGGAAGCGGAAGAACCCGGTATGCCCAGTGAAGGTAGCGGAGAAGAACATCTACTTCAATCTGCCGTCGAAGCACCACTATTAGAGGAGTCGTTAAGCGGAGACGACCAGAGTTATGGAGACCATCGTAATTAG
- a CDS encoding hypothetical protein (NECATOR_CHRI.G1413.T1), which produces MSAVDKLRVYLSAVCAIMTYATRTGIRADGQPIELMDEFCCRVLLSETWTAPSTMKEKLDCMERKLLRQLVGYLWPRVCHNEDLHAEIDIVYRRMSGGRYQCPAPPSKVNGYSKSSSILVQSSDRPFQRDPIILPGSSYKKPRGLFHRKGKFWTEVV; this is translated from the coding sequence ATGTCTGCGGTCgacaagctgcgagtctacctatccgcagtTTGTGCCATCATGACGTACGCaactcgaacgggaatcagggcggacggacaaccgatcgaACTCATGGATGAGTTTTGTTGTCGAGTGTTGTTATCGGAGACTTGGACAGCACCATCGACGATGAAGGAGAAGCTTGATTGTATGGAGCGGAAGCTTCTTAGACAGCTGGTCGGCTACTTGTGGCccagggtatgccacaatgaagatcttcatGCGGAAATCGATAtagtgtaccggcggatgtcAGGTGGAAGGTATCAATGTcctgcaccgccatcgaaagtaaATGGCTACAGTAAATCGTCCTCGATCCTTGTACAATCATCAGACCGCCCTTTTCAACGTGATCCGATTATTCTCCCGGGTTCAAGCTATAAGAAGCCACGAGGCCTCTTCCATCGGAAagggaagttctggactgaggtggtgtaA